The DNA region CACAGCCACAGCCTGCAGCCTCCTGAGGCCTCTACCACCCCGGCTGAGTCCTCCAGGATTCCCTACTCTCTGCTAGGCTGCTCCTTACCCAGCTTAGCAGCAGCCTCGAACTCTCCCCTCAAATGCAGTGCTgctccatctccttcctccctGACGTTTGCTAGCACACAGTCAATGGGCAATGGCTGTACCCTTCTCACCTGAACCTCATCCCTTGTTCTCCCAATAGCTATTCAACCATTTCCATACTTCACTCCTGAGGTGTTTGCTCACAATTATTTATCAAACGAAATAGGGTGAAACTGGGGCCCTTTGGAAACATCTCAGGATGTGAACTGTGTAGAATCCTTGTTGCCAAGGAAGAAACCCCTGCATTGAGAAGATGAGAACACAGTTCTCCTTTGGCTTCCCAAGCCCAGATGCTATGCCCCTGTTAGTGGTACTGTGCCTgtctggactctcagcctccttggATGCTGAACAAAGAAGCAATGTCCTGGAGACTAGCTCATGTGTCCAAACCCAGTAAAGGGATTCTGATAACTGGACATGGTTTGACATATTTGATAGGGTTAGTAATCTATATTTAACATATTAGTCCCAGATATAAAGTGGATTTTAGAAACCTTCCCAGTTTTGGACCATTTGTGTCATACACACAGATTTGATTACAGATTTTacaccccccacacatacacatacacactcagagtggcacagagagacagggaaagagataTCTTGGACATTAAATATGAGCATAAAtaccaaatttatttttctcatatacATTGTTCTATGGAATCAAAGTGATATTATGCAGTATTTAATAtgcctgtgtttctgtgtgtatatatctgtgtAACATGTTAATATGCACGTGCACACTCAAGATTGAGTTCGGGGTCTTAGGCATGCTATGCTCACCTTGTACCTCTCAATGCTGTACCCATCCTAACCACATCCACTGTACCCATACTAACAACATCCTAAGCACCCATCCTACCTACAAACTGTTGAGGATATGTACTGTGAAATTTGGGACCAGTGACACCCGAGTTGTATGCATGCATTTTTGAAGTTTAAGTATTTCGGGTTTTAAACTTCAGGTGATCAGTACTAGTGCTAATGTTTAGTAACATGGTCACCCACTCACTGAAGATAACAAATCTAATAGGAATACTGACAACTTCTAAGTGGTGAAATGTAAAGTTCTCATCTGATATAATCAGTGCTTCAGTCCCACACCTATGCATCCTATAATGGGAGGAAGTGAGCAGCTTCCCTGTGAGCCAGGGTACTTTGCCTTTTTTCAgtgatgaggcttgaactcagggcctggggtgctgtccctgaacttttttgttcaaaccttgtactttaccactttgggccacagctccacttctggttttctgctgattaactggagataagagtctcacagactttcctgcctaggctggcctttaactgtgatcctcagatctcagcctcctgagtagctggtgttaCAAGtgagagtcaccagtgcccagcctaccCTGGCTTTCTGTCCCCACTCCTTCAGCTGACACTTTTTCTCCTCTGATTACAAGGTTGTAGTACTTCTCGTGTATATGacattcctttccctccctccctccctccctccctccctccctccctcccttccttccttcctcttttgttcttctttctttgtttcgttcttgtttattttttcataaaaGAACCAGTGTCATCCACAGTCCCTCCATGAGACCCAGCTGTCCTCAACCAGAGCCCCTATGGCCAGGCTGAGGTCCAGTGGTGAGGCATGATCCAGATGAGtttgttatcttttctttctttcctttttgctttaattttttcatgAAAAGAACCAGTGTCAAGCcagatgctgttggctcatgcctgtcagtaatcctagctactcaggaggctttgtCTATCTTGCCTTCCTTCTCTGGAGCTGGTCAGGCCACCTGGTTCCTATGGTGTCTCCTCTGCTCAAGTCCTGCAAACACAGCTGTGCTGGGAACCCAAGGattaagaccacagagaagagCTCACATTCAGAGGTTGAGAGTCCAAGCTGGGAAAATATTGGTttgaggggcagggcctgggtggcCAGGAAAGGAAATGCCTTATGCAGGTCGGCCCTCATTTTGTGGCCTGTGTTGCCCTGGTAGCTAGAAGGAAGGCTGGTGGCCAGGTTCTGTGCCTGTAATGCATGGCAGGTTTAAGTTCCTTGGCCAACCCTCCTAACAGCCCAACTTGTGGGACCATGCTGGACTTTTTCATGAGGAGTTTGGGGGGCAGCCATCAGAAGAGCTTCTTGGAGGCCAAGGTGATATCGGTGGTGGGACCCctggaaacctggaagtggtCTTCAGATTGTGCCACTCCTAGATGGTAAGTTCTGTTTTAAAGTAGGCATGCAAAGACAAGTGCctgatctctgattttgttttttgtggtttgtatgtgagtatctatgtatgtgtgtattttagtTTATGCTGAAGAAGCCCACTGGAAAAGCAAGGCGAAATCAAGAAGTTGAATGCATTCTGGCTGAAGTCAAAGACAGAGCTGCTTTTGCCTTTCAATTTCATAGGAAGGAGACTAGCCCACCATAGGTGGGCAGATTAGCATGGGAAGGGGTTGTTTTTGTAATCAGAGGAACTCTGTATGATGAGCAGGGAATGTTTATCACTGTTCCTGGATACTTGAGGAGAAACTTTCCGTTGAATTAGACCTTCTATGAGATGGATAATGTCCTAGGAGTAGGAGTACCTGACATTCCCCAGTGTTCTGGGAGCCATAACATAGAGTAGACAACTAGCAAGCCTCCATCTCATTCCTGTTGGGGAGGGGAATTTCAAGTCAGCAGCCATTTTCTAGAACAAAAAGcatgcagcattttttttttatcagtgtttATTTTAGGGAGGCAGGTGTAGTTTACAATTCTCAACAAGGTGAAAAACAGCTAGACATTTGTCATTCCTGTCCAGGATTTTTATCTTGGCAGTAACTAACCTGGCAAAATAAATATTCCAAATATCATCAAcatcctcattttacaaatgaggtgaGTTTCTTAAATGGATATTCAGTCTTAAACTCAGGATCAAAGCATTGCCTtcccagctttttcactcaagtctggggctctaccatttgagccacagcccaattTGTATAGGTAAATTTTCTATAAGAAACTAATGGActttctgtgctggctttgatccatgatcctcagatctacgtCTCATGTGTAGTGCTACTGCATGCATGAGCCATGGTCCCCTCGCTTAAATGAGGTGGCTTTTGTGTGGGACAGTGGTGGGGATGAGATTTTTGGCTCTCAAAAACTTTACAGATGCTCTATTACTAGCTGCACTTTAAGACCATTACAAATTAACTTACAATTGGTGACAGGGCCTAGTTATAGAGCACTTGATGGCCAGAAGAGAGAGTCTTTCGGTTTGATCTCCAGGAAGGCCAAAAATATTTAAATCGCAAGCATATCATGGTAATTGAGCCATTCAGAGGTTAAGTAATATGTTCAAGTTAAAGAAAGCATAATTGGTGGATTCTTGATTCAAGTCCAAGGGTCTATTCCTTAAATTTTTCCCTGCTACGCAACTATTTCCTACCATTTTCCATATCCACAACTTTGTAGGTCCTCTCCAAACTACAGATCTACTGATCCAAGTGACAGCCATCCCATCGCGGTGCACTCACCAGGACTTCACAAAGAAGAGTAAGAGAGATCATGGGGTCTAAAAGCCCTCTGCTAACCCcttggagagagaaaagggctCTAGGAAGGAGGCTAGAGGATGTAAAGGGGAATTGTGTGTTTCTCTGAGAGACAAATTATGACCTCTAGGTGTCCACATAAATGATAATAAACACAGATTATGTTCAATGTATTTACCCCTACTTGCtgagtcttgctatatagcctggTCACTGTATAGGCCAAGTTTGCCTCTTACTCTTGGTAGTCTACCCTCTGCTCCCACcttatttcattgtttatttgtgtatttgtttaaCCTTTAATAATACCATGCTGTGTGGTACAGATATTTAAAACCAAAGAGATAGATGAGTAAGTGGAGTCACTTCCATTTTACCAGAGGCACCACCTCAGCATGATGTGTAAAATGGGAGCATTATCTGAGACTAGGTTTCAGAGTCTgggtcttttcttcttcttttttgtgttatttatttattttttgtctttctgagaGCAAGGAGGGGTCCCaaaaatggagggaggagaggaaatcaAATACATTAATGTTATTTAGTATGTATTATATGGGAAAtgagctatgcaacttgtgggcagagatgggaggaggaaactgggaaaagggaaggaagggctgacattgtccagaaagaattgCACTTATTACCTGAGTTGTGAAATAATAAATTCACTGCACACTACCTTAGTAATAGCAgtacaattatatttttaaaacagaaaacattgcctgtgttatgcccagatttcggaGTTCCtgaaagaccaccaaggagccgagtCCACTGTAAGGACACAAGAGCCTTTATTGTAAGCTGGAGCCTGGGCTCATGACCGTCATCATCACAGCAGGTCAGAATTGAGAGCCCCAACCCTTTGATCAACAGGGTTTTTTATAAGGTTTTCAGGGGCATGCTGTACACCATGGCATTATTCAGCAAATCATATCACACcacgggaaaatcataaaacaattttCTAAGATGATTAGTGTAACCAGAGGTGGGAACATGGGGTTGATGCTTTCTAAAATGATTGGCTCTGAGCTCCAAGGGAGGGAGTATGTGCCAAACTGCAAGGTCATTGGTCAAGTTATCAGTTATCTTTAACTGCCTGGTGGAACATCTGGCACTTCAGACATTTTCTGCCATCTCCTGATTACCTGTTGCTAGGGGAGTTACCACAAGAAGGGGTTTGTTAACACATTTCCTGGGATTCCCAGAATCTGCATTTTGTCAcggaggtgggggagaggggggccatAGTCTTAGGTCATGTAGTAGTCCCCAGGAATTGGCCTTTACCTAGTAACAGAACTTTGCTAATAGTTGATCACATTTATAAGAAACATATTCCTGCACACTCCCTTTGAGGCCAGGGTTGGTCATTATTAAGCACGATTATCAAGCAAGGCAGTGAAGCGGCTCACAAAGAtgtggctaaagcattctaattttaactgacctctggtcgaatgaagtctctctggctaccttgattattttagactgcattttgttcaggcttcacaCCTGAGACTATAAATCGGagtctgagccctgtccctgagctccacttccagcttcttggcaattaactggagattagagtctcttggacattcttgcctgggctggctttgaactatgattcttacATCTGAGCcttagaattacagtcatgagccaccagtttgtGGTTCTCTGAGACTGTATTTTTACTTGATGGAGACATTACCAATTTCCTGCAAGGAGTCACCTACTGGAATTAGATCCTGAGAGCAGGGCTTTTGGGGAAAGGCTTATTTGCAAATAGAAGCCAAAAAGGTAATTATAGAAGCTTCTGAGTTCCACCATAGTAACAATTTTCACTGTGCATATATTGCCAACTATTATGTTAAATATGCTaactatataaaatgaaaaagtatTAGAACAATAATGACACCTCCTAAAATAAGGTatctacatattttatttcaatactttcccttatgtagttgtacaaaggggttacagtacaaaggggttacagttcaacatgtcattttatcagtacaatgcatcttgatcaatgtcacctgtaTCATTATTCTCTCCCAATTCTCCCATCCCCACATATACCCTCCATGTTCTGAGTTTTATTTTCACCTATACACATTGAATATTCTGGATACATTCTCCCACCTTTATTCTCCTCATTCCTCTATCCCTCTTCCCATTGAACTCATGCCTCCTGACATGTCAAGTACCAgcatcctggtattcattttactAATCTGTCAGTTTGTTGTTCAAGGGAGACACACCATAAGAATTCTCCCTTGGATATGTCATAATTTACTCCATATGTTTGTGTACATATTCATATGATCctttatatatttgcatatttttataCATTAGCTATAACATCCACATATAAGAACAAGTGTGTCCTTAATATCACGATGCCTAatatacttcacttaatgtatttgttttctgGGTCCATCCACTTTTAGCAAATGACAGAATATTTTTCCTAATACATTAGTAAATTTAGTACCAGTGTATAATAtatacacccatacacacacacacacacacacacacacacacacacacacggttcatGGGGCAGTTTAATGGCATCTAAGCTGTTGTATATCTTGACTATAGAAATAGTGTATTTTTCAAGTCATTTACTGAATTGTTCATACAAAATGAGTGTGAAAAAGAATCTTAGTTCTCTGTAATGATGGTATGCTAACAGAGTTATCTCCCCTTGTGAGGAGTCTGATATACTTACTGGTCTTTGTGGCCTTCTGAGGGGCCAAGATCCTGTCTTTCTAATCAGATCACCCACATGATTCTATTCTCTCCATTCTATTTCTCTCCAACCTCTGAGTTATCCTTAGCATAGGCCACAGGGGAGAAGTTAGATTGACAGCTGGTTCTTCTTGATAGAGTATGAACTCTGAGAATGAGCTTCATTCACTCTTGCCTGGTCTAGTTGTCACACTTAGCACAGTGTACCTACTCTGGCTGAAGAATAGGCCACATTCCAATGGGCCCTGGCATCTTGCCATCCTCACTgatgtgtccccccccccccctacccaGGAGCCTTGTCTGAATGACTCTTCCTGGAGCCTGGCCATTAATTTCCTGCCCCTTCCAGCACTGCAAGTTgaatagatgcctagaagtgggatGGAGTGgtaaaacagagagacagagagacagagacagagagagagagacagagaaatggaaagaaagacacaaagacaaTCTTAGGAACCAAAGCTGGGAAAATAGTGGTCCCTCCATGTCAGAGGACAAAGGCCCATAGTTCATCTCCAAGCATTTTTTATTATCCAGCACGATGTATTAATCTTAGAGGCAGTAATCTTTGTACATAACTAATGAtgagtaaataaaattttttctctGACAGAAATCAGGCATCATTCTCATAGAAAAGTAACCCTGAGCTAAACAAGCTCTTAAGCTAACATCCGTGAGTGGACTGGCTACTTTCTTATCTTGGTCTGGGTGAAGGGATAAGGATTGAGGCCAGGGCCTCTGTTCTTCTGTGCATGCCTATGCACTCTGCCTAAATGACACTTGCCACTTAGGCATTACTAGCTTGGTGCCTTTGCACATAGCCAACAGTGCCTTCAGCCTTGCTTAGGGAGATCAGTGGTCCCCAACAAGGACCTGCTGTTATTCACATGTACACTCCTCTATTTCCAAAGATTCAGAGAAGTACATAtctgaaccataatcttcagaacAGGAAACAAACTAATGTCAGTTAGATTCCTGATGCCGGCAAAGTGGTATCTGAGAATCACACAATGGGAGCTGTGCAGGTAGactatattgtatgtatgtatgtatgtatgtatatatatatatatatatgtatgtatgtattttttatttatttatctaaaacATGTCAGGAATTTACAGCACACTCACGGGCAGGTCACACTAAATGTGGCCATTTGATCTGAATAAAAAACATAAATGATTATATTTATAGGGCCGTATGTATATATTCAAAACAATATAACCTTTGGTAAATACAGGGCTGGATTCAAATGGTGTAACTTGTTTGAACAATTAAGTGACagataacaaaatgaataccaggaagctaaaTCAGGTTTTGTCTGAGGAAGATGTATATTGAAGGGATCAGGAGAGACAAATGAATTTTGCTCAACTTaaatttgctttgctttatttatgACTGTTAACACTATTGTATGATTGTGGTTACTGATATTTCCAAATGGATCTCGAATATAATAGGTTCATATTTGTAAGTAAAGAAACTGCCTTTGATAAAATCCATATGTTTAGGTATTAGAAAATCTTTTCAGCCGAgctcctgtggctcacgcctgtaatcctaactactcagaacactgagatttgaggatcccggttcaaagctagcactccagctttcaaggcttttttgtttttctttttgttgatttttattattgAACATTCATTGTTACTATAAAATGATACAAAGGAGATTTACCAATTCATAAGTTaggtattaagtacatttctgtttggtcaatatcaccccttacttcactctctccctcttttttcctcCTGTACCCAAccacaatttgtatagttcaaTTTCAGCATAGGGaccaatgagtaccactgctgtttTGATCACCCTTTCTGTCTTCATTTCTGTACCTCTCTTGCCCCaagagacagataaacaaacaagacaaaaagaaccaaaatttgtttctgttcctttgaatccatttcaataaataatattttatttgatcaAAAGCacaaaaatgctttttttcctttttcctcgtTGGACCTGTGGAAGCAAGATGGGTCACCAGCAGCTCTACTGGAGTCGCCCCCGAAAATTCAGCCAGAGATCTCGCTCTTGCAGCATGTGCTCTAACTGCCACGGTGTGATCCAGAAGTACGGGCTCAACACGTGCCCGCAGTGTCTCCGCCAGTATGCAAAGGACATCGGATTCATTAAGTTGGACTAATCGATCTTTGAGCAGATCATCCAAAACATCAAGCCCAATGAAAGACCATATTTGTACATAAGATAAAAATTAAGGAAACCTTCCAAAGCACAAAAACATTTGACTTTAGTGTTCCTCCCCAAGAGTTGCCTCCTTCAGTCccgctgtgtgtgaatgcctagagacttgtataatttataatgttacagtgtattttagatctagcttccacaaatgagagaaaacaagagCTGTATTTCTATTTAGACTTGGCATTTTCTCAACCATGAAGCCAAATTTTGGTAAGAACCAGCTTTCCATCCCTGCGGGCTGTAGTAGTAGCAGGGACTAGGACAGATACGAAATCTTCAGAGTTGGGCATCAGTGCTAACACCTTTGCCATCACCAGCTTTGTTGTCTATTTGTCTAAGTCTAAAAGACCAGCTGCTGTTCATAGCAAGTGTGTGCACCCAGGGGTTAAAAAAATGGCCCCAGCATTTTATAGCTAGTGTGAAAAAGACCAACCTGGTTGTTCACATTATAGGGCTACAAGTTAAATCTACATGGGTttccagaaaataataataaaataaacagagctgggtggcagtggttctcatctgtaatccttggAAATCGTGAGGTTGACATCCAAGGACCGGGATTCCATAGCATCCTGGGAAAGAGAGTtcttgagatacttatctccaatgtaTTACCAGAACACTAGAAGCTCTactgatggagtgctagccttgagcagaaaaactcaggtccagcacccaggtccctcagttcaagcccctggaccactaaaaacaaacaaacaaataaatcaacCAGTGACTCTTGCATATGTTGGTTGGAAATTCATTGCTTTGACAATTAATTTGTATTAGCCAGAACCCAAGCAACCTAAAGAGCTGCTAAATTAGATATGGTATTATTCCATTCCAACAAATGAATCTCCAGGTTCTATTGTCTACAGTTTAGCAAAGAgaaaacagtttatttttaaattattctattAGTGCTAACTCTCCAGAGGAAAAGAATCAAcattgtgtgctgtgtgtgttcacacatatGTGTGCGGTATATGTATGCttgtaaaatgaaattttcacaTGGCCCATAGTTTCAAAAGCTGACAACTCAAAGTGGACTAGGTTTACTGTGTGAATACTCTAGAAAGAGCTGATGTTCTGGTTCAATGTACAGACTCTGCAGGCAGAATCTCATCCTCCTGGTTACAGACCTGCTCAGCCAGAGAGATTCTGTGGATTCAAATCTCTGTAATACTAGGTTAAAAGTGTTGGAATAATGCTCATGTTGTACATTAGAACTCTAGATTTATTCTTTGTGAGTTCTGCTTAGTGTACATTCACCTGCATTTCCCTGTTTCTTCAGTCTCCACTGCTGGTAACCACTGGTGTATTCAGTCATATTCATTCagcttttttaaatatatgaaatagtAGAGGAATGTTGCAATAATTTTGTCTCTGTGTTGCTTATTTCAAATGCACAGGTCCCTTAATGTCACAAAAGGAGATAACATCTGCTTTTAAAAACACTAAGGAATATtccattctctgtgtgtgtgtgtgtgtgtgtgtgtgcgcgtgcgcacgcatttgtgtgcacatgcatgcacacctgtaccacagtttcttttcttttctttttttgccagtcctggggcttggtctaagggcctgagcactgtccctagcttctttttgctcagggctagcactctgccacttgagccacagcgccccttctggccattttctgtatatgtggtgctggggaattgatcccagggcttcatgtactagaggcaagcactcttgccactaggccatatccccagccctgtactacAATTTCTTTATGGACTGATCTGTTGAGGGATATTTTGATCTTTGTTGCTCAGGAGATCCCATGCAATCCTGTCAACTGCTTGAGGTTGAAGCCATTCCTTTGGCTAGAAGGTATAAAAGTTAATCAGGGCATGTCCAAAAGTCTAtacaagaaaaagctggaaacacattttatattttgatattataactatttatttgtttc from Perognathus longimembris pacificus isolate PPM17 chromosome 28, ASM2315922v1, whole genome shotgun sequence includes:
- the LOC125342948 gene encoding 40S ribosomal protein S29-like; this translates as MGHQQLYWSRPRKFSQRSRSCSMCSNCHGVIQKYGLNTCPQCLRQYAKDIGFIKLD